GCGAGCCAGACTGCGAGGCTTGATCGGTCGATAACTTTTCCGGGAGACAGATTTGATAATTTTTTCCGGTGTAATCTTCATAACACCGAAAGTATAAAAGTGATGAAACTATGTCAATTAAAACAAGCTTGCGACCGGCAACATATCAATCATTGCGGGACCGGATCAGCACCTTGCTGAAGGCTGACATATTCTCCAGCACGATACCGCATCCCCGGGCCACGCAAGTCATCGGATCGTCGGCGACATAAACAGGTAAATTAGTCTCGTGACGGATCCGTTTGGCCAGGGACCGAAGCAGGGCGCCACCACCAGTAAGTACGATCCCGCGGTCAAGAATATCAGAGGCCAGTTCAGGAGGGGTGGCCTCCAGCGAGAGCCTCACCGCCTCGATAATCGCCTCAACGGGTTCGGTTACAGCTTCGCGCACCTGGGCTGAGGACACCTTCATGTTCTTGGGCACCCCGGCCACAAGGTCGCGTCCCTTGATTTCGAGAGATTCCTCGCGCTCCATCGGGAAAGCGGAGCCGATTTTTATCTTGATTTCTTCGGCGGTCAATTCGCCGATCAGGAGATTGTAGTTCTTTTTCAGGTACATGACGATCGCTTCGTTGATCTCGTCTCCGGCAATCCGGATCGACTTGTTGTTGACGATACCGTACAGGGCAATCACTGCGATTTCGGATGTTCCACCACCGATGTCGATAATCATCACCCCCGAGGGTTGATCGACCGGGAGCCCGACACCAATCGCGGCCGCCATCGGCTCCTGAATCAGGTAAACCTCGCGCGCACCGGCATTCTCTGCCGAATCACGAACCGCTCGCTTCTCGACTTCAGTGATACCGGAAGGCACACAGATCAAAATACGCGGTTTCATAAGATGCTTATGACGGATAACCTTCTTGATAAATGACGAGAGCATTTTCTCGGTGATTTCGAAATCCGCGATTACACCATCTTTTAAGGGGCGAATAGCCTTTATCTCACCTGGGGTACGTCCCAGCATCTCTTTGGCCTTCTTGCCGATTGCGACCACTTTTCCAGAGGAGACTTCGGTTGCCACCACGGAGGGCTCATTGAGAACTATACCCTGCCCGCTGACGTAGATCAGCGTGTTGGCGGTCCCCAGATCGATACCGATATCGTTTGAAAAAAACTTGAACAGCGACATAGCCCTGCTTTCCTATTCGTCTAAAAACTTGGAGGGATGATAGAACCCGGCTTAAATATTTTCAACAAAAACTTGAAAAATACTTTAGCCGGAAACAACTCCTATTATCGTTTACGTTCGTTCCGTGAATATACTTATCCTATTTTTCCTTTTCGCCGAAATAGAGAAACGATTCCAGCGGTCGAATATATTCACTCCATTTATCATCGGTCTTTTCCGAGATTTTTTTAATGGCATCCAGCTTGGAATCGATCTGATCGAGGTGATGAAGCAGATGAGCCTCAGCGGTCAGGGGCTTGACGACCGCACCGTGTTCGAGCTGTCCATGGTGGGAGAGAATCAGATGCCTCAGTTTCAACTCAAGATCCTTGGGGAAATCCGGCAGTTGGCGGATCAGATCGAGCACGATATTGTTACCGATCACAATATGCCCTACCAGCCGGCCGGCGTCTGAGTACTCGAATACCAGCTCGCCCTCGAATTCAGTAATTTTGCCGATATCATGAAGCAGAGCACCGGCGATCAGCAGGTCCCGGTCCAGTTCGGGATAATTGCGACAGACCAAATCAACCAGGCGTGCCATCGATAGTGAATGATCGACCAGTCCCGAAACGTAATCATGGTGCCAGCGTGTTCCGGCCGGAAAATGAAAATAGT
This region of Candidatus Zixiibacteriota bacterium genomic DNA includes:
- a CDS encoding MreB/Mrl family cell shape determining protein; amino-acid sequence: MSLFKFFSNDIGIDLGTANTLIYVSGQGIVLNEPSVVATEVSSGKVVAIGKKAKEMLGRTPGEIKAIRPLKDGVIADFEITEKMLSSFIKKVIRHKHLMKPRILICVPSGITEVEKRAVRDSAENAGAREVYLIQEPMAAAIGVGLPVDQPSGVMIIDIGGGTSEIAVIALYGIVNNKSIRIAGDEINEAIVMYLKKNYNLLIGELTAEEIKIKIGSAFPMEREESLEIKGRDLVAGVPKNMKVSSAQVREAVTEPVEAIIEAVRLSLEATPPELASDILDRGIVLTGGGALLRSLAKRIRHETNLPVYVADDPMTCVARGCGIVLENMSAFSKVLIRSRND
- a CDS encoding HD domain-containing protein; amino-acid sequence: SAHAGEFDLANLKRASSRPLEDLKQEFTDLVNSLENPHLKALLMNLLENEELTENYFHFPAGTRWHHDYVSGLVDHSLSMARLVDLVCRNYPELDRDLLIAGALLHDIGKITEFEGELVFEYSDAGRLVGHIVIGNNIVLDLIRQLPDFPKDLELKLRHLILSHHGQLEHGAVVKPLTAEAHLLHHLDQIDSKLDAIKKISEKTDDKWSEYIRPLESFLYFGEKEK